The sequence TCTCGTTTACTAGAACGTGCTTCTCGTGTAAACGAAGATTACGTAGAAAAATTTACTAAAGGTGAAGTGAAAGGAAAAACTGGTTCTTTAACCGCACTTCCTATTATTGAAACCCAAGCTGGTGACGTTTCTGCGTTTGTTCCAACCAACGTAATTTCTATTACTGATGGTCAGATCTTCTTAGAATCTAACTTGTTTAACTCAGGTATTCGTCCTGCGGTAAACCCAGGTATTTCGGTATCTCGTGTAGGTGGTTCAGCGCAAACTAAAGTTATTAAGAAATTAGCGGGTGGTATTCGTACCGCGCTAGCTCAATATCGTGAATTAGCAGCATTTGCACAGTTTGCATCAGATCTTGATGATGCGACTCGTAAGCAACTTTCTCACGGTGAAAAAGTAACTGAATTATTAAAACAAAAACAATTTGCTCCATTATCTGTTGCAGAACAAGCGGTTGTATTGTTTGCTGTTGAATTTGGTTATTTGGATGACGTGGAATTATCAAAAATTGCAAGTTTTGAGACCGCACTTTTAGATTATTCTAACCGTAATCACGCTGAGTTTATGCAAGAGCTTACTAAAACCGGTAACTATAATGACGAAATCAAAGATACATTAAAAGGTATTTTAGATAGTTTTAAAGCTAATAGTGCTTGGTAGTAACGGAGAGATAAGATGGCAGGTGCAAAAGAGATAAAAACCAAAATTGCCAGTGTACAAAGTACACAAAAAATTACTAAGGCAATGGAAATGGTGGCGACCTCGAAAATGCGTAAAACGCAGGATCGTATGGCTGCATCTCGTCCGTATTCTGAAACTATCCGTAACGTTATTAGTCATGTGTCTAAAGCAAGTGTCGGTTATAAACATCCGTTCTTAGTTGAGCGTGAAGTGAAGAAAATCGGTATCTTGGTTATTTCAACAGATCGTGGTATGTGTGGTGGTTTAAATGTTAATTTATTCAAAACCACACTTAACCAAATCAAAAATTGGAAAGAACAAAATATTTCTACAGATTTGGGCTTAATAGGTTCAAAAGGAATTAGTTTTTTCCGTTCCTTTGGATTTAATATCAAAGGTCAACTTTCTGGTTTAGGCGATACGCCCGCTCTAGAAGAATTAATTGGTGTCGCAAATACAATGTTTGATGCTTATCGTAATGGTGAAATTGATGCAGTTTATATTGCATACAATAAATTTGTTAATACGATGTCGCAAAAACCTGTTGTACAACAATTAGTTCCTTTACCAGAATCTAAAGACGATCATTTAAATGAAAGACAACAGACTTGGGATTATCTTTATGAACCAGAACCAAAAGTACTATTAGATAGTCTTTTAGTTCGTTATTTAGAATCTCAAATTTATCAAGCGGTTGTAGATAATTTAGCTTCAGAACAAGCGGCTCGAATGGTAGCAATGAAAGCAGCAACTGATAATGCAGGTAATTTAATTAATGATCTGCGGTTGGTGTATAACAAAGCTCGTCAAGCAAGTATCACAAATGAATTGAATGAAATCGTAGCCGGTGCGGCAGCGATTTAAGAAAAGAGGAACGGTAATGTCAGCAGGAAAAATTGTACAAATCATCGGTGCGGTGATTGACGTTGAATTTCCACAAGATGCAGTGCCAAAAGTTTACGATGCATTAAAAGTTGAATCAGGTTTAACACTTGAAGTGCAACAACAATTAGGTGGCGGTGTGGTACGTTGTATCGCATTAGGTGCTTCTGACGGTTTAAAACGTGGTTTAAAAGTAGAAAACACGAATGATCCGATTCAAGTACCGGTAGGTACAAAAACCCTTGGTCGTATTATGAATGTATTGGGTGAACCAATTGACGAACAAGGTCCAATCGGTGAAGAAGAGCGTTGGGCTATCCACCGTTCTGCACCAAGCTATGAAGAACAATCAAACAGTACGGAATTATTAGAAACTGGTATCAAAGTTATCGACTTAATTTGTCCATTTGCTAAAGGTGGTAAAGTTGGTCTATTCGGTGGTGCTGGTGTAGGTAAAACCGTTAACATGATGGAATTAATCCGTAATATCGCGATCGAGCACTCAGGTTATTCTGTATTTGCGGGTGTAGGTGAACGTACTCGTGAGGGTAACGACTTCTATCATGAAATGAAAGATTCTAACGTATTAGATAAAGTATCTTTGGTTTATGGTCAGATGAATGAGCCACCAGGTAACCGTTTACGTGTTGCGTTAACCGGTTTAACCATGGCAGAAAAATTCCGTGATGAAGGTCGTGATGTATTATTCTTCGTGGATAACATCTATCGTTATACCCTTGCTGGTACTGAAGTATCTGCGTTATTAGGTCGTATGCCATCAGCGGTAGGTTACCAACCAACCTTAGCTGAAGAAATGGGTGTATTACAAGAACGTATTACTTCAACCAAAACAGGTTCTATAACCTCTGTACAAGCGGTATACGTACCTGCGGATGACTTAACTGACCCATCTCCAGCAACAACTTTCGCACACTTAGACTCAACAGTTGTATTAAGTCGTCAAATTGCATCTTTAGGTATCTACCCAGCGGTTGACCCATTAGATTCAACTTCACGTCAGTTAGACCCACTTGTTGTTGGTCAAGAACATTATGATATTGCTCGTGGTGTACAAGGTATTTTACAACGTTATAAAGAATTGAAAGATATTATCGCAATTCTTGGTATGGACGAATTATCTGAAGAAGATAAATTAGTGGTAGCACGTGCACGTAAAATTGAACGTTTCTTATCACAACCGTTCTTCGTTGCTGAAGTATTTAACGGTACTCCGGGTAAATATGTTCCATTAAAAGAAACCATTCGCGGCTTTAAAGGTATTTTAAGCGGTGATTACGACCATATCCCAGAACAAGCGTTCTATATGGTAGGTTCAATCGACGAAGCGCTAGAAAAAGCCAAAAATATGTAATCACTTCAAGTCATTTGAAGGAGAACAAAAATGGCGACATTTAATTTAACAATAGTAAGCGCAGAGCGAAAAATCTTTGAAGGTGAAGTAAAACAAATCCAAGCAACAGGTGTTGAGGGGGAATTAGGAATTCTCCCTGGACACACCCCATTGCTAACGGCAATTAAGCCTGGGATTGTTAAATTTACCCTTCAAGATGGAAATGAAGAAGTTATCTATGTTTCCGGTGGTTTTTTAGAGGTTCAACCAAATATTGTTACGGTACTAGCAGATGTTGCTATCCGTGGTAGTGAATTAGATGCTGATCGTATTAGCGAAGCAAAACGTAAAGCTGAAGAGAACATTGTATCTCATGCATCAGATGTAGATCATGATTTACTGGTTGCGAAACTTTCTAAAGAGTTAGCAAAACTTCGAGCTTATGAATTGACTGAAAAACTCTTGAAAACAAGACGATAATAAAAAAGTGCGGTGAATTTTCACCGCACTTTTTGTTTCTTTAAAGAAATTTTACATAGTTACTTCGCTTAAATTCAGGTTTAAATAATTCTTCTAGTTGCCCAAAATAGAGCAACAAATCTTGCTCTCCTGCTGCGTAAGGGGCGATTTCATAAACATCATAAATAAAATGTACACCTCTTGAATCTAAGTAAATATTGTTCGATAAATTAAAACTATCGGATCCAATAACAGGTTCATATTCCTTATTGCTATTATTATATTGTTCCCATAAAAGTGTTTTTACTTTCGGTAAATCTTTTTCATTAAATAAATCATTTAATGTCAAAATATGGCGTGTAGTTAGATCAATCGTGAAATAGCGATTACCTTCTATGCCGTGAGCACCACCTTCATAGTCATAAAAACTAATAGCAAAGGTTGCAAGTTTTTCTTTTTGTGCAATAAAATCTGTCCACATAGAATGAGAAATACCAAGAGATGGTGTTTCTTTTACTTCTTTTTTGTCTTCCTCAAAAGCAGTTTGATAGCGTGCTACAAATTGTTCGCGAGAAATATTTTTCATTTCTTCATTTTCAGTCAATTTTTTCCACAATAGATCATTAAGCCAATCAATATTAGTTTTTATTGTTGAAATTGAATACTCAATTTTGGTTTCTTCAGGTTGGTAATCTTCTTTCGATTTAGGATGTTTAATAATTTCAGATTGATTAAATATTTCATCATTTTCCACAAAAATTGCGGGGACTGTTTTTTCTATTTGCTCTTTTAATTTGGTATTTTCAGTACTGAGTTGTGCTACAGTTTGATTTAGTTGTTTTATTTTTGCTTCAGTATCTTTATCTTGGCAGCCTGCGAGTAATATGACAGAACTAATTAATGTAGCAACGAGCGTTTTTTTCATACTCTTTTCCTTTTTAAATCATAAATCAAAAACATTCTTATCGCGTAAAATATGGTCATTGCCTTTGCGACGTAAAAATCCCATTCGGTCGAAATATTCCATCAGTTGAACGGTAAGTTTGCGCCCGAAATTCAATTTATCACGTACTTCATTTACTGAAACTTTTCCTTTTTCTTCTGCGATTTGTTTGATGAGTCTTGCATAAGCATAGATGGTTTCAGTTAAGAAAAATCTATCTTTCACGATTGGCGTAAGGTAACCCAGTTTTCCCGCTTTATACATAAAATTACGCATAATTGATTCATCAATAGTGAGTGCATTTGCCATATCGCGCACCCAAATCGCTTGACCATTTGCTTTTTCAAACTCGTTTAATACATCTGTCCAACGTGATTTTTCTTCAGTATTAAATTGAATTTTATGCTCTGGTAGATGAATCCAGCCACGAGTTTGTTGTAATCGACCATCATCAAGCATTTCATCGATAAAATGATAAATTAGATTTTCTGGCTGATTCAATGTCGCCATTCGATATAATCTGGCTTTACTTACACCAAGTTGATCATTATGTTGCTCGTGATAAGTATCAAGTGCGGTTAAAATTTGCTGCGTTTTTTCTTGTACGTAATTAGTATTAAAACACCAATCTTGATAACGTACGGCGTCCCGCTCGGCGAGTGCTTTATCTAATTGTGAGGAAGTCAGTTGTTCCGTCCACATTAATTGGCGTGCTGTTGTCGCCTTATGTTGAAGGGTAAGAGCAATACGTTGCGAAGCATTCTCTGCCAATGCTAAATTGGCTAAGAAATTTAACCGCACTTCAGTACGTTTATGACGTTTTGGCGAGTTAATTTCCAATACTCGTGCGCCGGCAATTAAGGTTTTTGTATCGCCACTGCGTAAAATAAGTTTGTCTCCGAAAGCCAAGAATAATGGTGAATCTAATATGATTTCAGCCAAAGTGCGGTCATTTTTTGCAGCATTTTTTCCCTGTAGTAAGGTGAGCTTACCCGTAGTTCGACTTGCTCCGTGATAAATATGCACAGGTTGGCTTTCATTTAATGGTACTTCAGCCAAAATTTGTACACTGATGCGATCTGTTGGTGAGAGAGGTTCATCCTGCAATAACCAATCGCCTCGTTTCATTGGCGTGCGGTCTAAATCAGCATTTAAATTTAACGCTAAACGTTGCCCTGCAATACCTTGTTCGCTTGATGTATTTTGTGCGTGAATCGCTTTTACACGAACTTTCTGTCCATTGGAAAGGTAAATTTCATCGTTGGTTTTCACTGTTCCTGAAAAGGCTGTGCCTGTCACGACGGTACCCGCCCCTTTTACGCTGAATACTCGGTCTATTGCGTAGCGGAAAGGTTTCTGAGTATCAGCTAATTCAGGTAGATTAGCTAAGTAATGACGTAATTCACTGATGCCTTGCCCCGTTTCTGCAGAGGTAATGAAGTAGTTAGCATCGCGTAAAAAACTATAATTTTGTTTAATTGTTTGGATTAACGATTCAATTTGCTCTGAATTTGTACGATCTGCTTTTGTGATGACAACAATAATTTCGTGGAATTGAAGCTGGCGTAATATTGCTAAATGTTCTTTTGTTTGCGCTGCAACGCCTTCATCCGCAGAGACAATTAACATTGCATAATGCACACCACCTAAACCTGCCAGCATATTTGATAAGAATTTTTCGTGTCCCGGCACATCAATAAAGCCAAGTACTTTGTTTTCTAAAGGCAGATAGGCATACCCCAAATCAATGGTCATTCCGCGTTTTTTTTCTTCTGGTAAATGCGCGGTACTTGTGCCAGTTAATGCTTTTAATAATGCTGTTTTGCCGTGATCAACGTGACCTGAAGTAACAATAATCATAGTTCATCCAATGTATTTAATAGTGTTTCAATATCCGCAAGGCTACGTAAATCTAGCCAAATTTTTCCGTTTTCCATTCGCCCAATAATAGGTTGAGAAAGTTGTTTAAAACGAGCTGAAAGTGCGGAAAGTTTTACGTTTGTTTTTTCTGCAATAGTAACAGCCACGGAAGGGATTCTTTCCATTGGTTGTGAGCCACTACCGATTTGTGCTTGGCTATCTTCAATTTGAATTTCAAATTGTGAATTTAAGCGAGATTCTAACCGCTCTTTGAGACGCATAGCATTTATTTTGAGTTGTTCTAATGGTTGCGTGAGTAAGCGCAGAGTTGGTAATTTTTCAGTTAATTTTTCAGGATTTAAATATAAACGTAATGTGGCTTCTAAGCCAGCTAAAATGACTTTATCGCAACGTAATGCACGCTTGAGTGGATGTGCTTGTAATTGTTCGATCCATTCTTTTTTACCCACTATAATGCCTGCTTGCACGCCACCAAGCAATTTATCGCCAGAGAAAGAGACCAAATCCACACCTTGTGCGACTTTTTCTTGCACGGTTGGTTCTTTTGGTAGGCCATATTGGCTTAAATTAACCAATGCACCACTGCCTAAATCGGTTACTACGGGTACATTCATTTCTTGGCCTAGTTCTGCGAGTTCTTCTTCTGAAATTGAAGAGGTAAAACCACAAATTTGATAATTGCTGCTATGCACTTTCATTAAAAAAGCCGTATTTTCAGTGATAGCATTACGATAATCTTTCAGGTGAGTACGATTAGTAGTGCCTACTTCCACTAAATTGCATCCAGCTTGTTCCATAATATCTGGAATACGAAATGCACCGCCGATTTCAATTAATTCGCCACGAGAAATTATTACTTCTTTGCCCTGAGCAAAGGTCGCTAACATTAACAATACCGCAGCAGCGTTGTTATTCACAATACAGGCTGCTTCCGCACCTGTGAGTTTGCATAATAATTCACTGATGTAATTATCGCGATGACTACGCTTACCTTCATCTAAATCATATTCAAGCGAAACATTTTTTTGCATCGCAGAAAGCGCTGCCTGTTGTGCTGCTTCAGACCAAAGTGCCCGCCCAAGATTTGTGTGCAACACCGTACCAGTCAGATTATGTACCGCTTTGATTTGTACTTGGTTTTGTTTTTGTAGGCGAGAATGAATTTCTACAAAAGTGCGGTCAGAATTAGAAAAATATTCAGGAAGTTGATTGTTTTTTTGAATAAATTGACGAGCTTGCGTTAATAATTCTCGACATATTGCTACGACTGCAGTGTGACCAAATTCGGTAATGAGTTGTAAGCCTTGAGGTGTCTTGAGAATTTTGTCAACGGAAGGAAGTTGTTGAAAAAGTGCGGTCATTTTTGAATCCGTTTAAAATAACGTTGAATTGCCGATTAATTTACGCTAAAGTAACTGCAATTTCAACTACGGAGGGGCGTCATCTCCGGTGAGGTGGCAGGATTTCAAATCCTGTTGAGGACGCCAGCGTTCTTGGGTGGGTTCGACTCCCATTCCCCTCCGCCAATTCTATATATTTCATTTTTATCATTTCTATTTTTTATAAAAATAAAAGCGGTCAAAACCGTTTTTAATTTTGACCGCCCTTTTCGATTAGTACTAGATTACTTTGCTGGAATGTCCGCTAATACTCTTGTCAATAAATCCCAATAGGTTTGCACCGTTGCAATTTCCACTTTCTCATCTGGTGAGTGAGCATTTCGAATTGTTGGTCCGATAGAAATCATTTCAATGTGTGGATAATGTTCTTTTAAAAGACCACATTCTAATCCTGCGTGAATGACTTTCACTACAGGTTGCTCGCCTAGCACTTCAGCATAATGTTTGCGAGTAACGTCTAAGATAGTAGAGTCATTTACTGGTTGCCAGCCAGGATAAGGCGCAGAAAACTCAACTTTTGCATTTGCTAAGATTGCAAGTGAGCTAAGCATTTCAGTTACGTAATATTTACCGCTTTCAATTAATGAACGAACTAAAATGGTGCTTTTTACAACATTACCTTCTGT comes from Haemophilus haemolyticus and encodes:
- the atpG gene encoding F0F1 ATP synthase subunit gamma, producing MAGAKEIKTKIASVQSTQKITKAMEMVATSKMRKTQDRMAASRPYSETIRNVISHVSKASVGYKHPFLVEREVKKIGILVISTDRGMCGGLNVNLFKTTLNQIKNWKEQNISTDLGLIGSKGISFFRSFGFNIKGQLSGLGDTPALEELIGVANTMFDAYRNGEIDAVYIAYNKFVNTMSQKPVVQQLVPLPESKDDHLNERQQTWDYLYEPEPKVLLDSLLVRYLESQIYQAVVDNLASEQAARMVAMKAATDNAGNLINDLRLVYNKARQASITNELNEIVAGAAAI
- the atpD gene encoding F0F1 ATP synthase subunit beta; its protein translation is MSAGKIVQIIGAVIDVEFPQDAVPKVYDALKVESGLTLEVQQQLGGGVVRCIALGASDGLKRGLKVENTNDPIQVPVGTKTLGRIMNVLGEPIDEQGPIGEEERWAIHRSAPSYEEQSNSTELLETGIKVIDLICPFAKGGKVGLFGGAGVGKTVNMMELIRNIAIEHSGYSVFAGVGERTREGNDFYHEMKDSNVLDKVSLVYGQMNEPPGNRLRVALTGLTMAEKFRDEGRDVLFFVDNIYRYTLAGTEVSALLGRMPSAVGYQPTLAEEMGVLQERITSTKTGSITSVQAVYVPADDLTDPSPATTFAHLDSTVVLSRQIASLGIYPAVDPLDSTSRQLDPLVVGQEHYDIARGVQGILQRYKELKDIIAILGMDELSEEDKLVVARARKIERFLSQPFFVAEVFNGTPGKYVPLKETIRGFKGILSGDYDHIPEQAFYMVGSIDEALEKAKNM
- a CDS encoding F0F1 ATP synthase subunit epsilon, with product MATFNLTIVSAERKIFEGEVKQIQATGVEGELGILPGHTPLLTAIKPGIVKFTLQDGNEEVIYVSGGFLEVQPNIVTVLADVAIRGSELDADRISEAKRKAEENIVSHASDVDHDLLVAKLSKELAKLRAYELTEKLLKTRR
- a CDS encoding RsiV family protein; the encoded protein is MKKTLVATLISSVILLAGCQDKDTEAKIKQLNQTVAQLSTENTKLKEQIEKTVPAIFVENDEIFNQSEIIKHPKSKEDYQPEETKIEYSISTIKTNIDWLNDLLWKKLTENEEMKNISREQFVARYQTAFEEDKKEVKETPSLGISHSMWTDFIAQKEKLATFAISFYDYEGGAHGIEGNRYFTIDLTTRHILTLNDLFNEKDLPKVKTLLWEQYNNSNKEYEPVIGSDSFNLSNNIYLDSRGVHFIYDVYEIAPYAAGEQDLLLYFGQLEELFKPEFKRSNYVKFL
- the selB gene encoding selenocysteine-specific translation elongation factor; this encodes MIIVTSGHVDHGKTALLKALTGTSTAHLPEEKKRGMTIDLGYAYLPLENKVLGFIDVPGHEKFLSNMLAGLGGVHYAMLIVSADEGVAAQTKEHLAILRQLQFHEIIVVITKADRTNSEQIESLIQTIKQNYSFLRDANYFITSAETGQGISELRHYLANLPELADTQKPFRYAIDRVFSVKGAGTVVTGTAFSGTVKTNDEIYLSNGQKVRVKAIHAQNTSSEQGIAGQRLALNLNADLDRTPMKRGDWLLQDEPLSPTDRISVQILAEVPLNESQPVHIYHGASRTTGKLTLLQGKNAAKNDRTLAEIILDSPLFLAFGDKLILRSGDTKTLIAGARVLEINSPKRHKRTEVRLNFLANLALAENASQRIALTLQHKATTARQLMWTEQLTSSQLDKALAERDAVRYQDWCFNTNYVQEKTQQILTALDTYHEQHNDQLGVSKARLYRMATLNQPENLIYHFIDEMLDDGRLQQTRGWIHLPEHKIQFNTEEKSRWTDVLNEFEKANGQAIWVRDMANALTIDESIMRNFMYKAGKLGYLTPIVKDRFFLTETIYAYARLIKQIAEEKGKVSVNEVRDKLNFGRKLTVQLMEYFDRMGFLRRKGNDHILRDKNVFDL
- the selA gene encoding L-seryl-tRNA(Sec) selenium transferase, which produces MTALFQQLPSVDKILKTPQGLQLITEFGHTAVVAICRELLTQARQFIQKNNQLPEYFSNSDRTFVEIHSRLQKQNQVQIKAVHNLTGTVLHTNLGRALWSEAAQQAALSAMQKNVSLEYDLDEGKRSHRDNYISELLCKLTGAEAACIVNNNAAAVLLMLATFAQGKEVIISRGELIEIGGAFRIPDIMEQAGCNLVEVGTTNRTHLKDYRNAITENTAFLMKVHSSNYQICGFTSSISEEELAELGQEMNVPVVTDLGSGALVNLSQYGLPKEPTVQEKVAQGVDLVSFSGDKLLGGVQAGIIVGKKEWIEQLQAHPLKRALRCDKVILAGLEATLRLYLNPEKLTEKLPTLRLLTQPLEQLKINAMRLKERLESRLNSQFEIQIEDSQAQIGSGSQPMERIPSVAVTIAEKTNVKLSALSARFKQLSQPIIGRMENGKIWLDLRSLADIETLLNTLDEL